The nucleotide window GCATCAGCTTGACCTCACAGGGATCGACATTTTCTTTTTGTGAAGCAAACAGGGTTTCAAAATAGGGATACTCCCTGACCAGAAACCCTTTCCGTTTGGCGGTTTCCAGGTGAAGCCGGTGAAAAACCGGCAGCGCTCTGGTGGAAGCGACATGCACCCTCACCCCTTTTCTGGCGGCCAGTCGGATGTTGTACCGTGTTTTGCTTTTCATGCGTGACAGCATCCTGTCTTCGGTACCATCGATGTCGATGATGTATGAATCCGCCACGGTCATGTCCACGGGCGTTTTTCTGAAATTCCAGCGCCTGGTTCCGAAATTCATGCGGATTTCCCGGATTCTTTCTTCGGGAACCTCATGGGCCGGATTCTGATCCAGAATGTCTGTGTAAGGCGACTCCCAGGGAAGGTCATATCGAATGAATGCCACATCTGAATTCATCTGATCCATAATAGACTCGGACAACGATTCAAGATACGACCCATAGTTTTCCCGGCAAGGCCCGAATTCAGGTCCCTGGGGAATATATGCGGCATAGATCCCGTCTTTCAACGGTTTGAACAGCACCAGCATATCTTTTCCAGACTCCTGGTCCTCGATGTCATAGGCACACGGCTGCCAACCCAGCCGGGCTTTGACTTCTGCCCAGTATTCAGTTTGAAAAATAATATCTGTGGGCAACAGATGGGTCACTTTTTTGGGTGTCACGGACAACTGCATTCATGGTCACCTTGTTATGTCATTTTTGTTTCATCTTTAATTGCGCGGCACAGAGAGTAACAATTAAATCTTGACATTTAAATACCACAAGGTGATATTAATTTTTTTTTCAATCCATGACCAACCTGTGATGAGGAAACCATGAATCAACCACTTCATTTTGATACCCGGGCCATTCACGAAGGGATCAAAGACCATGACTGGGAAGGGGCCACATTGCCGCCCATTTTCCAGACCGCAGCCCATTTTCATGACACGGCCGCCGATCTGGGCCAAACCTTTGCCGGAGAGCGGTCCGACCATATCTACATGCGCCTGACCAACCCCACCAACCGGTTCCTGGAGGAACGCCTGGCCTCTCTGGAATCAGGACAAGCCTCCGTGGTCACGGCGTCGGGCATGGCCGCCATCAGCAACGCCTGCATGACACTTCTGCGGGCCGGCGATGAATTTGTGGCTTCATCTTCTTTGTTCATGTCCACCTATGCCCTGTTCACCAATATCTTCAAAAAATACGGCATCACCGTGCGCCTGGCCGATCCGTTGAACCTGGAGGATATTGCCGCACAGATCACGGACAAGACCCGGTTCATCTATATGGAAACCATCACCAACCCGGGCATGGAAATCCCGGACCTCAAACAGATCGCGGATTTGGCCCATGACAAAGGGGTGCCACTGATGGTGGACAACACCCTGTCCTCCCCGTGGTTGTGCCGGCCCATCGAGCTGGGAGCCGATATCGTGGTGCACTCCACCACCAAATATTTTTCAGGCCATGGCGCCGCCTTAGGGGGCGTGGTGGTGGATGCCGGAAACTTTGACTGGAACACGGACCGGTTTGCCGATTTTGCCCCGTTTGTGGAACAGAAAGGCAACCTGGCGTTCCTCCACCGCCTGTTCAAGGAACACCATGTCAATTTCGGCACCACAGCAGCCCCGTTTCACTCGTTTCTGACGGTGCTGGGCCTGTCCACCATGGGGGTGCGCATGGAACGGCACATGACCAACGCCGTTCAGGCAGCAACGTTTTTAAGGGACCACCCCAAAGTGACATGGGTCAACTTTGTGGGATTTCCCGACCATCCCTGCCATGGGATGGCCAGAAAGCAATTTGGCGGTAAAGGATTCGGCACCATGCTGACCTTTGGCCTGGCAGACCAGGATGCCTGTTTCCGGCTGGTGGACAATCTGTCCCTGATCCTGAACCTGGCCAATTTAGGTGATTGCAAAACCCTGATTATCCACCCCTACTCGTCCCAGTATGTATCGTTTCCCCGGGAGTTGAAAGACCGGCTGGCTGATCCCTGTCTGCTGCGGTTCTCCGTGGGCATCGAGCACATCGATGATATCTGCGGTGATCTTTCGGCGGCCCTTGAAACGGTGTGACCATGAGTGAGTATATCGATCATGATCAGCACGGGACCACCGTGGGGCCGGTGGAAAAACAATTTTTCACCTTTGCCGGCAAAGAGGACCCGTTCCTTCTGGAAAGCGGGGCTGAGATCCACCCGGTCACCCTGGCCTATGAAACCTGCGGCACCTTGAATGCGGACCGCTCCAACGCCGTGCTGATCCTCCATGCCCTGTCCGGGGATTCCCATGTGGCCGGGTACTACACCCCGGAAGACCCCAAACCCGGGTGGTGGGACATCATGGTGGGGCCGGGCAAAGGCATTGACACGGACAAATATTTCGTGATCTGCACCAATATCCTGGGATCGTGCATGGGCTCCACCGGACCGGCGTCCATCAACCCGGAAACCGGGATCCCCTATGGCACGGATTTCCCTTTGATCACCATCGGGGATATGGTCCGGGCCCAGAAAATTCTGGTGGATCACCTGGGCATCCAAAAACTGCTGGCCGTGGTGGGGGGATCAGTGGGGGGTATGCAGGTGCTGGAATGGTGCGTGCGGTATCCGGACCATGTGGCGTCTGCCGTGGCCCTGGCCACCACCTGCCGGCATTCTGCTTTGGCCATCGCGTTCAACGAGGTGGCAAGGCAGTCCATCATGGCGGATCCCCACTGGTGCAACGGCCATTATTACGGCAAAGCCAAGCCCGGCATGGGGCTGGCCATCGCCCGGATGATCGGACATATCACCTATCTGTCCGATGAATCCATGCGCCTGAAGTTCGGACGAAGGCTCCAGAACAAAAGTGCGCTCAGTTTCGAATTCGGGGCCGAGTTCCAGGTGGAATCCTATCTTCAGTACCAGGGCAGAAAATTCATCGAGCGGTTTGATGCCAACTCGTTTCTCTACATCACCAAGGCGGCGGATTATTTCGACCTGGCAAGAGAACACGGCAAAGGCTCCCTGGTCAAATCGTTTTCAAAGTGTCTGGCCCGGTTTCTGGTGGTGTCCTACACCTCGGACTGGCTGTATCCCACCTATCAGTCCCGAGAAATGGTCACGGCCATGAAAAAGAACAACCTGGATGTCAGCTTCTGTGAAATCGAGGCCCAGTGGGGCCATGACGCATTTCTGCTGCCCAACGACAAACTGAACCACCTGATGACCGGATTTCTAAGGAGGGTGTCCCATGAATCCGCTCCGGTATGATTTACAGATTATCGCCTCCTGGATCACACCCGGGGCAAAGGTCCTGGAACTTGGCTGCGGTGAGGGGGATCTGCTGCTGTGGCTCAGGCAGAACCGCCAGGTAAAGGAACGGGGCATTGAAATCAAGGAGTCCAAAGTGGTCAAATGCATTGAAAAAGGCATTTCCGTGCTCCAGGGGGATATCAACCGGGAGATCATGGATTATCCGGACCAGGCCTTTGATTTTGCCATCTGCTCCCAGACATTGCAGCAGGTGTATGACCCCGTGTTCCTGATCCGGTCCATGCTCAGGGTGGCGGACCAATGTGTGGTCAGTTTCCCCAATTTCGGGCATTACAAAACCCGGATCCAGCTGATGTTCACCGGGTGCGCCCCGGTCACCAAAGAACTGCCCTATGAATGGTATGACACCCCCAATATCCGGGTTCTCAGCCTCAGGGATTTTGAAAATTTCACCCGGCAGGCCGGTTTCAAAATTCTGAAAAAAGCGGCCATTAACACGAAAAATCATCAGATGGAAGGAAAAATCATCACATTTTTACCCAATCTGTCCGCCACTTATGGTATATTTCTGATCGGGCATCAATGACAGTGCCTGACATTCGTGAAAATCATCATACCCTTTTGACAAGGAGACCGCCATGGCATTTCAAGACATTCTGGTAACCACCCCGGCCGATCATGTGGGAACCATCACGTTGAACCGGCCCGAGCAGATGAACACCTTCAGCACCCGCATGGCCCGGGAGCTGAACCAGGCACTGTTGGATCTGGATGCAGATCCCGGGATCCGGGTGATCCTGATCAAAGGAGCGGGCAAAGCGTTCTGCGCCGGCATCGATGTCACGGAACTGGCCGGCAAGACCCCTCTGGAATACCAGGCATGGATCGAAACCATGGAGCAGCCTTTGGTGACCATCTCTAAACTCAACAAACCTGTCATCGCCCAGGTGCACGGTGTGGCCGTGGCCAACGGCATGGGCCTTGCCGCGGCCGCCGACCTGGTCATGGCGGCGGACACCATGCGCATGGGCCTGACGGCCATCAATGTGGGCCTCAACTGCGTGGGTCCCATCATTCCGGTATCCCGGTGCGTGGGCCGGAAAAAAGCCCTGGAGCTCCTGCTGTACGGCGACCTGATCAAGGCTCCGGAAGCCCTGTCTTTAGGCCTGGTGAACAAACTGGTTCCCAAGGAGGACCTGGACAATCAGGCCCTGGCCTGGGCCGCTGAGCTGGCCAAAAAGAGTCCCATCGCGGTGCGCATTGCCAAAACCGCGTTCTACCGGTCCGAAGACCTGCATTACGAAGCCCGGTTCGCCTATATGAACGAAGCCTTTGCCCGGCTGTGCACCACAGACGATGCCAAAGAAGGGGTCTCCGCGTTTTTTGAAAAACGGTCTCCTCAGTGGCAGGAGAAATAAGGAGACGTGATGACACACACAACCGACTGGCATCCAGGCACCCTGCTGGAGTTGTCCGGATATTACTGGAAAACCTGCACCCTTCACGCGGCCGTAAAACTGGATATCTTTACCCTTATCGGCAACGATATCCTGACCGCCCGGGAAATAGCCCAGAAAACAGGATGGGACGACCGGGGGACCACCATGCTCCTGGATGCCCTGGCCGCCATGGCGCTTTTGACCAGAACGGCTTCCGGATATGCCAACACCCCTGCTGCAAACCGGTTTCTTTCAAAGGATTCCGATCAATACATCGGATACATGATCCTGCACCACCATCACCTGGCCGACTCCTGGGTCCGCATGGACGAGGCCGTGACCCAAGGCGGTCCCGTCCGGGAGCAGTCATCGATTTCATCGGACCAATGGCGGGAAGCGTTTTTGATGGGCATGTTCAACAATGCCATGGCCACAGCGCCGGATGTGGCCCAATCCGTGGACCTGTCCGGGTGTAACCGCCTGCTGGATATGGGGGGCGGCCCGGGCACCTATGCCATTCATTTCTGCCGGGCCAATCCGGACCTCACTGCCGTGGTGTTCGATCTTGCCACCACCCGGCCCTTTGCCGAAAAAACCATTGCGCGGTTCGGATTGTCAGACCGGATTCAGTTTGCCGAGGGTGATTACACCACCGGAGACGTTCCCCTGGCACAGGTGTTTGATGCGGCATGGCTGTCCCATGTGCTTCACGGCGAAGGCCCGGAAAAAGCCGCCGAAATCGTGACCCATGCCGCCAAAGCCCTGGTTTCCGGTGGGCAGATGCTCATCCATGACTTCATACTGACAGACACCCGGGACCGGCCGGAGTTCGCTGCCCTGTTTTCTTTGAACATGCTTCTGGGCACGGAATCCGGGCAATCCTACAGCGAATCGGAGATCCGGGAGATGATGACGGCCGCCGGCCTGACGAATATCACGTTGCTGGATTTCACCGGCCCCACCCAGTCCAGGATACTCAAGGGGATGAAATCATAGCCTAAAAAAATATCGTGTCAGTATCACCGTCAAAAAATTTTACCTTGACGTCCCTTGTCCCAGCTATGTAAAAATAAGAAAGGGGTAATCGGCATCCATAATAAAAAGCCCAGGGCACCGAATCTTACGTCAATATGAGACCCGGAAAATGGCTTTCCAATACAAAGGCCAGACATGAAACCGACCAATGAATCAGAACGCCTGATGGAAATTGAACGGCTCCGAAAGCGTATCGGCGAACTGGAAACCCAGGCCGTCTGGACCAGGTCCATCCAGGATCTGCAATTACGTAGAGCCAATCAGCAGTTGACGTCTGCTAATCAGCAACTGAGAGTAACCGAACAGAGCCTGCGCGAAAACGAAGCCCTGTGATGACCCGGACCATCGAAACCAGAGACCCCTACACGGCAGGGCACCAGGAACGGGTTGCCCGCCTTGCCGTGGCCATGGCTGAAGAGATGGGCCTGGAAAAAGATCAGATAGAGGGGATTCACATGGCCGGGCGCATGACTTAGGAAAAATATCCGTGCCTGCGGAAATTCTCAGCAAGCCGGGCAAACTCACCGACATCGAATTTGCCTTGATCAAAACCCATGCCAACACCGGCTATAATATCATTGCCGATATAGAATTTCCCTGGCCCATCGCCCGGATGATTCTGGAGCATCATGAAAAAATGAACGGCACGGGATATCCCCGGGGTCTGTCCGGCGATGAGATCCTTCCTGAATCCCGAATACTCTGTGTGGCCGATGTGGTGGAAGCCATGTCTTCCCACAGGCCCTACCGCCCGGCCTTAGGCCTGGAGATTGCGCTGGAAGAAATTTCCCGGAACCAGGGTGTTCTCTATGACACGGCAGCTGTGGATACCTGCCTGGCATTGTTCAACAATGGCAAATTCCGGTTTGATTGACTAAAATAAGAGGTGAAATCGTGACAGAAAAAACCAAACATTTTAGGCAATTATTCATCATATAGCTCCATATCAGGATAATATTTTTCAGCGCATTCCCGGCAAATGCTATGGCTGAATTCCGCTTGCGAATGGTCACGTATGTAGGTCTCAATTTGATTCCAGTATCCTTTGTCATCACGAATCTTTTTGCAATGCATGCAAATGGGAAGCAGACCGCGTAACTGCTTTATTTGACTCAATGAACTTTTCAGCTCCTGTGTCTGGCAAAGCAATTCCAGGTCTTTTTCAATCGAGGTCTTAAATTCTGAAATCAATTGCTTGAACGTGTCATTATATGCGTTTTCCTTGTTATCGAGCACACAAATCGTGCCGAAATAATCTTGGTCCGGCCATATGATGGGAAGCCCAAAATAAGAAATCATGTTCAGCTTGACATCCGGATTTTCTTTCCATTCTTCATGTTTCAACGCATTGTCTACGAGAAGTTCCGCGTTATTCCCGATTACCGTTTCACAATAAAGCCCGTGTCCCAGAGAATCACTTGCGCCCTGTTGATAAGGATTTGCCGTATTAGAGCTCTTTAAAAAGACCTGCATCGAGGTGTCGGTAATCTGCATAATCAGTCCTGAGGGAACATCTGCAATTCTGGCGGTTAAATCAATAATTTTTTGCCACTTTTCAACAACAATGTCTTCAATTTTCGGCTTTTCCAAACCCGTTATATTTACTCGTTTTGTAATTCGTTCCTGCCTCAGGAACACATCAGCGTGTCTCTTCACTTCAAAACCTCCACTTCATATGCCGTCTCAATTCCTGCATCTTGAAAAATACACTTCAACGGGCATTATCGGTATGTATTGTATCAGGATATGAAGCCTGACGCTATTTACCCAAAATGTTAGAATTTACCAAATGGGTAAACAGCAATTTTTTGACAGATTTTTCCGTCCTGCAGATGGCGCAGAAGCACGGCTGACAGGGATCTCTGGTTTGGTCACAGCCGATGGTAAATGCAAATAATTTTGACCGGTTCTAGGCACTTCAATGGGGAATCAAGGACGGCACCCGGCCGTCCTGAGGTCAGCCAGCTCATGAAAATCCTTTGGGCGCATCTGCTGCACAGGTCCCCATGCTGGGGCCCATAAAGCTGGCAGCACTCATCTTTTTGGTGACGTCATGACTATCGCATGCCGGGCAGGCGATATCCGGTTCATCGCTGGCAAACACCAGTTTTTCAAATTCATGGGAACAGGTGTTGCACTGGTATTCAAAAATCGGCATCTGGCTCCTCCTGGGTTTTAAAATCATAATCAAGTTGACAATAACATTGATGCACATTTCCCATAATAATCATTCTTTGTTTCCATGCAACCGGTTGACCCGCATCGGAAAATCACATCCCTGAAGAAACCACCACCCGGTTGCGGCCGGCCTGTTTCGCCTGATACATGGCATCATCCGCCATTTTGACCATCCGGTCGGCCATGTCGGCGGTGTTTTGGTCTGTCATATGCAAAGATGAGACCCCGAAGCTGGCGGTCACATGAAACAAAGATCGATCCGGCGAGGTGAACGCCTGGCGTTCAATGGCGGCCCGCAGTTTATCAGCCGTCACCCTGGCGGTTTCCTCTTCTGTTTCCGGCAGCAGCACCACAAACTCTTCGCCGCCATACCGGGCCACAATATCGGCGCTCCGGGTGTTGGACCCGAATAAAACGCTAATGGCCTTGAGCACGTCATCACCGGTCTGGTGGCCATACCGGTCATTGATTGTTTTAAAATGATCGATATCCACCATGAGCAGGCTCATTGGATGGCCATACCGCCGGGCCCGGGCAATTTCCTCATCCAGCCTGGCATGAAAATGCCGGCGGTTGAACACCTGGGTCAGCTCATCCGTGATGGACATTTTCTCAATGGTGTTGTAAGCTTTTGAAAGACTTCCGGCCAGTCGTGAAATCAGAAACAGAATAATCCCCAGCAACGCCAGAGAGGCGGCAATACCCAGACCGATAAAACCAAAGCGGTTTCGGGCCATTTTTTTTTCTGTGTCGCTCACATCAAAAGTCACGCTGATGCCGCCCCGGACATCACCGATCCTGTACCCCTGCTTTGCATGACAGGGCATGCAGCTGTCTTCCACATGCAGCGGCGCCATATACCGGTAAATGGATCGCGTGTTGTCTTTTAGCAGGACATACGTTTCTCTGTTTCCTTCTTCAAAACCGGACAGGGCCGATCTTTCAAAGTCATCCGGGGCATTGTCCGGGTTCAAAGGGATGCGGCTGGTAATATGATAAACGAAATCCCCGGACTGCCGGGCGTATTCAGAAATTTCCCGGGTCATCAGGGCCGGGTTTTTCATGGTATAGACGGTCCCGTCTTTTGCTGTGATGTCCGGATTTTCCAGATAGGGGTTGGATGGATTGTCCGGGCCTTTTTTGACGAACACCCCGCCATGTTCCGCATTCCATCTCCGGGTCAGAACGATGTTCTTAAAATGGGCCCGGGCCGTAGTCAGATATTGTTCAGAGATCAGCCGGTCTGTCTGAACGGCAAATCCGATGAAAATGCCCACGAGAAAAAGGACGACAATAAGGCTGATATTAATGAAAAACCGCTTCCACAGATGTTTCTTTTTCATTGCAGGTACCGGGATTTCCGCCATTTGTCCGCCTTTGATATCTTTTTCACAAAATTTGATTTTGGAATAATTCAAATTTTAACATAGCCGGAGTGAAAACCGAAAGAAAAAAAGGGGCCGCCGGATCAAACAACCGGGTTTCCAGATCCGTCAGGTGCTGGAACCGTCCAGCGCGCTGCGGACCATGCAGGCCAGCTGTGAGATGACAATGGGCTTCATGAGAAATCCTTTGATGCCGATATCTCTGGCGATCTGTTCGTTGATCTTTTCGCTGAAGCCGGTGAAAGACCGGGCGGATTCATTGGCCGCGAGGATACGACCGTCACCGGACAGCACAAAAAACAGATCCTGTGATTGTCGGGTGACATAGCCGTATGCAGCCTGTTCTCGGGTCTCCCACTTCATTTATTATTCCGCAATCAGTGAGGTGAGCCTGTCAAGGGATGGGACATACGTCGTTCCCGAATATTGTCTGGAGATCTCGGTGCCGCCCCAGTTGAAAGCCTGCCCCCCCACAAGGATATCCAGATGCTGGAAATTTCCCCGAATAGCCGCCAATCCGGCTTTCAGTGCCGGCATGTTGAAATAAACGCTCACAGACAATCCCACCAGATCCGGCTTTTCATCCTGGATGTGGGTCAGCATGTGATCCACCGGGGTGTTGGCTCCTATAAACTGGCTGTCCCAACCGTTGAGTTCAAAAATGTCCGCCACCATTTTGCCCCCTACCTGGTGAAATTCGTTGGCCGCACAGGAAATGACCACTTTTCTGTCATTCCCGGCATCGGAGACTGTTTTGTCAAACAACCGGGGATAGACCAGGTTCAGCAACCCTTCGGAAATCGCTGTCACCAGATGTTCTTTGGCCACGGATATTTTGTTGAATTCCCATAAACGGCCCACCTCATACAGGCTTTTTTGAAACAGGTCGGCATACAACGTCTTAATCTCGATATCCCGGTCCAACAGCTGCTGCACGATGCGGGCGCATTCCCGGCGGTTTCCTTCTAACAGCAGGGTCAGGTATTCCTGGTACAACGATTCTGTGATCATTTCTGTGTACCTGTCCCATGAAGGTGATCCGGGTTGTTTGAGACAAATCCTGGCAGATCGGTGTCGGTAATGGCGGTAAATATGGGGATGTTAACGATCAACCAGTTATAAAATGGATCAATTTGTTGCCACGCATCTTCGGACAGTTCTTTTCGCAGCAGGTCCACCCAGATGTTGAGATTGGCGGCCCAGTAGGTGGTTTGAAACCCATGGGACCGGTAAGCCCTGAATACCCAGAGCACGGTTTCCACAAACACGGCGGGTTGATAATCGGAAAACAACGATAACATGAACCGGGGAAAATTGCGGTTGTTATCTTCAGCCATTTGTTCATTGCCCTTGCCCACCAGTTTGGCGAGATCCGGCCGCCCCATGAGCAGGCGGGTGCCTGTGGCGGCAATGTTTTCCCATTTGTGTGCAAACTCCCGGATGGCTGTTTCTCCCGGCGGCTCAAGTTTTTGTGCTTGGGTCAAAAGCTCGTCTTTCATGGTTCTTCTCCTCTGGGATGCGATGGATTACAGGCAATTTTATCATGAATATCTTTATATACCGCCTTTTTGACGCAGATGCAATGCCGGAATCAGGACAAAGCCATTCTCAAAATTCAGCAATGCCGGATGGCCGGTTATGTTGACATCCCATTGTGTCCAGCCCATGAAAATGGTATGTATCCGGCGGTTGCAATGAAAATCGGACCGGTTTTTATTTTAAGGAGGCAAAAAAAAATGGATGGCGATTCCCTGACAACAGAGCACAGGACACAAGACAACAAACTGACAGTGGACACCCGGGGCCATGTGTTGTGCATGGGACTGAACCGGGCTGAGAAACGCAATGCCTTTGACCTGGATCTGTACCGGGAACTGAGCCGTGCCTATGGCGAGCTGCACCGCAATCCAAATCTGAGATGCGGGGTGGTGTATGCCAAAGGCGATCATTTCACCGCCGGCCTGGATCTGCCGAAATGGGCACCCTGTTTTTCCAAAGGGCAGTTTCCTGAACTGCCTGAAGACGGGATGGACCCTTTGGGCCTGGACCCGGACAGACAGGTGAAAAAACCCGTGGTCATGGCGGTTCAGGGAATCTGTCTGACCATCGGTCTGGAGCTGCTGCTGGCCTGTGATATCCGGGTGGCGGCAGATACGGCCCGGTTCGGGCAGATCGAGATCAAGCGGGGCATCTACCCCGTGGGGGGTGCCACAGTCCGTCTTTTCCAGGAAGTCGGCTGGGGAAACGCCATGCGCTATCTGTTGACGGGTGATGAAATCACGGCCAAAGAAGCGTTTCGTCTGGGTCTTGTCCAGGAGGTGACATCACCGGATGCCTGCCTGGACACTGCCATGGCAATCGCTCAAACCATTTCAAAACAGGCCCCTTTAGGGGTTGCCGCTTCCCTGAAATCCAGCCGTCTGGCCCGGTCACACGGGGACCAGACAGCCATTGACCGCCTGCTGCCCGACCTGATGCCGTTAATGAACTCCCGGGATGTTCAGGAAGGTCTGGCCTCTTTTATGGAACGACGGGAGGCCCGGTTCAAAGGCATCTGACAGAACCGGAAACACCTGGAATCAAATCACGGCTTCAAATTTTGGAATAATGCCGCCCACCACCGGTTCATAGTAACGATACACGGTTTCTTCTCCGATCAGCGCAGTGATCTGTTTCTGGATGGATTGCCGTTGTTCACTGTTTTTCCAGTTATTCCAGGAATCCATGGAATCCCAGGTGCTGACAACCAGATATTCGCCTTCTGAATCCAGAGAAGCAAAGGATTGATCCGTGATATACCCGGGCTGGATGCTGGCCTGGGATCTCAGGCGGACAATCAGAGGGGCCAGCTGGGATGCGATTTTTTTGTCTTCCACTTTTCTTTGGATAATAACACAGACTGACATCACGACCTCCTTTTTAATACGCCATGGGCGTTGTATGCAGAACGTTTTGTCCAGTAAACAAAAAATACCAGATTCAAACCATTGTGACAACTGGTTTTAAAATTCCCGGGTCCCCCTTACAGGATGGCATCGTTTTGATTTTTCCGCAGAGCCACTGGCTTGCCGATAATCTCGGCCCAGACCACGGCCTGCCGCAGGCTGGGCCGACGGCCATATGGGTGAAGGGTCGGCGGCGGCACCTCATCTGAAGAATGCGGGGTCTTTATTTCCAGGCCTTGAACCGGGCGTTCAGGTGCTATTTTCTGAATCGGATCCCTGGTTTGATTCCGGGTGGCGGCGCGCTTTTTTTCCGTTTCCTGTGCCGATGGCATCTGACGTTCTTCCTGAATCATCTCGTCTTCAGAAAGTTCATCCCAGAAAGTGGGGTCTGATGATTCCGTTTCCGGTTGCTGTTGCTGTCGTTGCTGTCGGGCCTGTTTTTCCAGTTCCTGCAACGATTCTTGTATCTGGTCTCTGATTTTGTGAAAAAAAGAAAACATGGCTGGCTTGGCCGTCTGTTTTTTCTTTGTCAACTTTTTTTTCTGTCTGGCCTTCAGTCCCCTGACCAGGGTGGTAATAATCAGAAAGAAAAACACCAGAACCAGATTAATAAGGGTTTCCTGATCCATAAAAACTCCTTAGGTAAGACGGCAGACTTTTCATACAGATATTTTTGTCTGTGTGAAAAGCCCGCCTTTTCTCACCTCAACGGTTACGTGGTTTGATCATCCTGGCCGGTACGGGTTTCTCCCTTGGAGATCTGGTCCCGCATCTTTGTGTCCGCGGCCACATTTTTCATTTTGTAATAATCCATGATGCCTAAATTGCCGCTTCTGAAGGCTTCTGCCATGGCCAGGGGCACCTGGGCTTCCGCCTCCACCACCTTGGCCTGCATCTCCTGGACCCGTGCCCGCATCTCCTGTTCCGTGGCAAATGCCATGGCCCGTTTTTCCTCTGCCTTGGCCTGGGCAATTTTCTTGTCTGCCTCGGCCCGGTCGGTTTCCAGTTCCGCGCCGATGTTTTTGCCCACATCCACATCCGCAATATCAATGGACAGAATTTCATAGGCCGTACCGGCATCCAGGCCTTTTTTAAGGACTGTCTTGGAAATCATATCCGGGTTTTCCAGCACCCGTTTGTGGGTCTCCGCAGACCCGATGGTG belongs to Desulfotignum phosphitoxidans DSM 13687 and includes:
- a CDS encoding GAF domain-containing protein — translated: MKRHADVFLRQERITKRVNITGLEKPKIEDIVVEKWQKIIDLTARIADVPSGLIMQITDTSMQVFLKSSNTANPYQQGASDSLGHGLYCETVIGNNAELLVDNALKHEEWKENPDVKLNMISYFGLPIIWPDQDYFGTICVLDNKENAYNDTFKQLISEFKTSIEKDLELLCQTQELKSSLSQIKQLRGLLPICMHCKKIRDDKGYWNQIETYIRDHSQAEFSHSICRECAEKYYPDMELYDE
- a CDS encoding FmdB family zinc ribbon protein; the encoded protein is MPIFEYQCNTCSHEFEKLVFASDEPDIACPACDSHDVTKKMSAASFMGPSMGTCAADAPKGFS
- a CDS encoding diguanylate cyclase, which codes for MAEIPVPAMKKKHLWKRFFINISLIVVLFLVGIFIGFAVQTDRLISEQYLTTARAHFKNIVLTRRWNAEHGGVFVKKGPDNPSNPYLENPDITAKDGTVYTMKNPALMTREISEYARQSGDFVYHITSRIPLNPDNAPDDFERSALSGFEEGNRETYVLLKDNTRSIYRYMAPLHVEDSCMPCHAKQGYRIGDVRGGISVTFDVSDTEKKMARNRFGFIGLGIAASLALLGIILFLISRLAGSLSKAYNTIEKMSITDELTQVFNRRHFHARLDEEIARARRYGHPMSLLMVDIDHFKTINDRYGHQTGDDVLKAISVLFGSNTRSADIVARYGGEEFVVLLPETEEETARVTADKLRAAIERQAFTSPDRSLFHVTASFGVSSLHMTDQNTADMADRMVKMADDAMYQAKQAGRNRVVVSSGM
- a CDS encoding PAS domain-containing protein, whose amino-acid sequence is MKWETREQAAYGYVTRQSQDLFFVLSGDGRILAANESARSFTGFSEKINEQIARDIGIKGFLMKPIVISQLACMVRSALDGSST
- a CDS encoding cobalamin B12-binding domain-containing protein → MITESLYQEYLTLLLEGNRRECARIVQQLLDRDIEIKTLYADLFQKSLYEVGRLWEFNKISVAKEHLVTAISEGLLNLVYPRLFDKTVSDAGNDRKVVISCAANEFHQVGGKMVADIFELNGWDSQFIGANTPVDHMLTHIQDEKPDLVGLSVSVYFNMPALKAGLAAIRGNFQHLDILVGGQAFNWGGTEISRQYSGTTYVPSLDRLTSLIAE
- a CDS encoding crotonase/enoyl-CoA hydratase family protein, encoding MDGDSLTTEHRTQDNKLTVDTRGHVLCMGLNRAEKRNAFDLDLYRELSRAYGELHRNPNLRCGVVYAKGDHFTAGLDLPKWAPCFSKGQFPELPEDGMDPLGLDPDRQVKKPVVMAVQGICLTIGLELLLACDIRVAADTARFGQIEIKRGIYPVGGATVRLFQEVGWGNAMRYLLTGDEITAKEAFRLGLVQEVTSPDACLDTAMAIAQTISKQAPLGVAASLKSSRLARSHGDQTAIDRLLPDLMPLMNSRDVQEGLASFMERREARFKGI
- a CDS encoding antibiotic biosynthesis monooxygenase family protein, producing MSVCVIIQRKVEDKKIASQLAPLIVRLRSQASIQPGYITDQSFASLDSEGEYLVVSTWDSMDSWNNWKNSEQRQSIQKQITALIGEETVYRYYEPVVGGIIPKFEAVI